One part of the Nocardioides zeae genome encodes these proteins:
- a CDS encoding SGNH/GDSL hydrolase family protein → MGKAAAARKLAAAAAYGGGGLSVVGAGLYGLLRAEATIARKTIGEPRQDPPPDATGWYGRGRPGPAFKVVLLGDSLAAGYGVERVEQTPGALLASGLAQHADRRVYLRKLAVVGAQSSGLAPQVDRALPIEPDVAVIVIGGNDVTHMAKPSDSVQHLAEAVRRFRAAGCEVVVGTCPDLGTIKPIPPPLKQIARSWSRRLAAAQTIATVEEEGRSVSLGSVLGPEFAAAPALLFGPDQFHPSADGYQQMAALMLPSLLASLGQEPDDERLPEAFRGERVLPIAQAAIEAVRTPGTELGGTEVAGNRRGTRGRWVELRHRRRRADGPTDGPDDREHDPVSVEGPAAGA, encoded by the coding sequence GTGGGGAAAGCAGCAGCAGCCAGGAAGCTCGCGGCCGCCGCTGCCTACGGGGGCGGTGGGCTCTCCGTGGTGGGCGCGGGGCTCTACGGACTCCTGCGCGCCGAGGCGACGATCGCGCGCAAGACCATCGGGGAACCACGGCAGGACCCCCCTCCCGACGCGACCGGCTGGTATGGCCGCGGACGCCCCGGACCGGCCTTCAAGGTGGTGCTGCTGGGCGACTCGCTCGCGGCGGGGTACGGCGTGGAGCGGGTCGAGCAGACGCCGGGCGCACTCCTGGCCTCGGGCCTGGCGCAGCACGCCGACCGGCGGGTCTACCTGCGCAAGCTGGCCGTGGTCGGCGCGCAGTCGAGCGGGCTCGCGCCCCAGGTCGACCGGGCGCTGCCCATCGAGCCGGACGTCGCGGTCATCGTGATCGGCGGCAACGACGTGACCCACATGGCCAAGCCGTCCGACTCGGTGCAGCACCTCGCGGAGGCCGTGCGCCGCTTCCGGGCCGCCGGCTGCGAGGTCGTGGTCGGCACCTGTCCCGACCTCGGCACCATCAAGCCGATCCCCCCGCCGCTCAAGCAGATCGCCCGCTCCTGGTCGCGCCGGCTCGCGGCCGCCCAGACGATCGCGACCGTCGAGGAGGAGGGGCGCTCCGTCTCGCTGGGCTCCGTGCTCGGGCCGGAGTTCGCCGCCGCCCCGGCGCTGCTGTTCGGCCCCGACCAGTTCCACCCGTCGGCGGACGGCTACCAGCAGATGGCGGCGCTCATGCTGCCCTCGCTGCTCGCCAGCCTGGGCCAGGAGCCGGACGACGAGCGCCTGCCCGAGGCCTTCCGCGGCGAGCGCGTGCTGCCGATCGCGCAGGCCGCGATCGAGGCCGTCCGCACGCCCGGCACCGAGCTGGGCGGCACGGAGGTCGCGGGCAACCGCCGCGGCACCCGCGGGCGCTGGGTAGAGCTGCGCCACCGCCGCCGCCGCGCCGACGGCCCGACCGACGGCCCCGACGACCGCGAGCACGACCCCGTCTCCGTCGAGGGGCCGGCCGCGGGCGCCTAG
- a CDS encoding Bax inhibitor-1/YccA family protein: MQSNNPVFRRSAEFNGSAANAHGQQTYAGGAGYGYDQGQYGNGDPSTWDMSRATGPGSTPTRRMTIDSVVQSAAITLGVVILSALATWIVIGDVATDVGASRAMMLAFVGSIAAFGLSLVNSFKRVVSPALVLVFAVAEGVAMGAISKVFDSFAGGGVVTGAVIGTFAAFAGTLAAYKVLNIQVGDKFRKFVVAAMFGMLGLGLMELLLSAFGAELGLFGFGGLGILFAVAGLVLGVFMLILDFDYVEQGIRFGIDERESWRAAFAMTVSLVWIYTNLLRLLAIFSQD; the protein is encoded by the coding sequence ATGCAGAGCAACAACCCGGTGTTCAGGCGATCGGCCGAGTTCAACGGGTCGGCCGCCAACGCCCACGGTCAGCAGACGTACGCCGGCGGCGCCGGCTACGGCTACGACCAGGGGCAGTACGGCAACGGTGACCCGTCGACGTGGGACATGTCCCGCGCCACGGGCCCTGGTTCGACGCCCACGCGCCGCATGACCATCGACTCGGTCGTGCAGAGCGCCGCGATCACGCTCGGCGTGGTCATCCTCAGCGCCCTCGCGACCTGGATCGTGATCGGTGACGTGGCGACCGACGTCGGCGCGTCCCGCGCGATGATGCTCGCCTTCGTCGGCAGCATCGCGGCCTTCGGCCTGTCGCTGGTCAACTCGTTCAAGCGCGTGGTCAGCCCCGCACTCGTGCTCGTCTTCGCCGTCGCCGAGGGCGTCGCGATGGGCGCGATCAGCAAGGTGTTCGACAGCTTCGCGGGTGGCGGCGTCGTCACCGGCGCGGTGATCGGCACGTTCGCGGCCTTCGCGGGCACGCTGGCGGCCTACAAGGTCCTCAACATCCAGGTCGGCGACAAGTTCCGGAAGTTCGTCGTCGCGGCGATGTTCGGCATGCTCGGCCTCGGCCTGATGGAGCTGCTGCTCTCCGCCTTCGGTGCGGAGCTCGGCCTGTTCGGCTTCGGTGGCCTCGGCATCCTGTTCGCCGTCGCCGGCCTCGTGCTCGGTGTCTTCATGCTGATCCTCGACTTCGACTACGTCGAGCAGGGCATCCGCTTCGGCATCGACGAGCGCGAGTCGTGGCGTGCGGCGTTCGCCATGACGGTGAGCCTGGTCTGGATCTACACGAACCTGCTCCGCCTCCTGGCGATCTTCAGCCAGGACTGA
- a CDS encoding FHA domain-containing protein, giving the protein MTAGAGGPTLRLGVGGEFRSFAPGTVVTIGRDQASSLVLAHGDISRHHCELHHDGASWWLTDLGSTNGTLVDGQRIASIPLAPGEPLPVMVGGNRGVAVQVQVAPVPGAAPRPGGPAGPPPMTAPMTARPAPPTGPPVAQRPGGPGGPGGPPGPAGPAGPAGPPRPGLDLPPPADRTMAANAPAPGGARAARTAPGQLAHGQPLLPRGPRRGQPLVIGRNHACDIVIDDPLVSRRHVQVEVAPAGIVLRDLGAFNGTFVNGRRLEGGVLLHPGDEVILGNQTFTFTGDNLLARNSTSDRTLVVENLTTVVKGGRRLLDNVSIELGPASLTAVIGPSGSGKSTTLGALTGTRPATYGNVIWQGHDLYTHYDQLRHQIGLVPQQDIQHPQLTVRQGLGYAARLRLPPDTTKEERAQRVDHVVAQMQLQRQVDNRIGTQLSGGQKKRVSIATELLTAPPLLFLDEPTSGLDPGLDRDVMHLLRGLADEGRVVVVVTHSVLALDVCDNVLVLAPGGRVAYFGPPSGVLPHFGCSDYPQVFDLLDEPDLWRRIPPPPGGRAGTGAMPALANAPLPAPPRQSFARQFATLVKRTLSVIASDKMLLAMLLLTPPIIGALSRLAVGDGGFGLDATADADRGVYDPAEVTQRLTVLIVAAALIGAVMTIWALVNEKAVFQREYAVGLSPGTYLLSKVSVYGVLCFGQGVITAFVGTVGLPGPDDGGVVGLGWFEIAIAVGMTCASVAILGLAISGLLSSSEQGMPAVIGVVMTQLVFSGAIIAVNGRAILEQLSWLAPARWGYAAAASTVDLNRAKETTEGTLLDGEQRDTLWAGDVDQWVLDLFVLGGLTAVFVLLGYLSVRRSAKSGG; this is encoded by the coding sequence TTGACGGCTGGAGCAGGTGGTCCGACCCTGCGGCTCGGGGTCGGGGGTGAGTTCCGCTCCTTCGCACCCGGGACCGTCGTGACGATCGGGCGCGACCAGGCCTCCAGCCTCGTGCTCGCGCACGGCGACATCTCGCGCCACCACTGCGAGCTCCACCACGACGGTGCCTCGTGGTGGTTGACGGACCTCGGCAGCACCAACGGCACGCTCGTCGACGGTCAGCGCATCGCGTCCATCCCGCTGGCGCCCGGCGAGCCGCTCCCCGTGATGGTGGGCGGCAACCGGGGCGTGGCCGTGCAGGTGCAGGTGGCGCCGGTCCCCGGCGCCGCGCCCCGGCCCGGTGGACCCGCGGGGCCGCCGCCGATGACGGCGCCCATGACGGCGCGGCCGGCGCCGCCCACGGGACCTCCGGTCGCGCAGCGGCCGGGTGGGCCGGGTGGGCCGGGTGGGCCGCCGGGTCCAGCGGGTCCGGCGGGTCCGGCGGGCCCGCCCCGGCCCGGCCTCGACCTGCCGCCCCCGGCCGACCGCACCATGGCCGCGAACGCGCCCGCGCCCGGCGGCGCGCGCGCCGCCCGCACGGCCCCCGGTCAGCTGGCTCACGGCCAGCCCCTGCTCCCGCGTGGTCCCCGGAGGGGGCAGCCGCTGGTGATCGGCCGCAACCACGCCTGCGACATCGTCATCGACGACCCGCTGGTGTCGCGGCGCCACGTCCAGGTCGAGGTCGCCCCCGCCGGCATCGTGCTCCGCGACCTCGGCGCCTTCAACGGCACCTTCGTCAACGGTCGGCGCCTCGAGGGCGGCGTGCTGCTGCACCCCGGTGACGAGGTCATCCTCGGCAACCAGACCTTCACCTTCACCGGCGACAACCTCCTCGCCCGCAACTCGACCTCCGACCGCACGCTCGTCGTCGAGAACCTCACGACGGTGGTCAAGGGCGGTCGGCGTCTCCTCGACAACGTCTCGATCGAGCTCGGCCCCGCGTCGCTGACCGCGGTCATCGGGCCCTCGGGCTCGGGCAAGTCGACGACGCTCGGTGCGCTGACGGGCACGCGCCCCGCGACGTACGGCAACGTCATCTGGCAGGGCCACGACCTCTACACCCACTACGACCAGCTGCGCCACCAGATCGGGCTGGTGCCGCAGCAGGACATCCAGCACCCGCAGCTGACGGTGCGGCAGGGCCTCGGGTACGCGGCGCGACTCCGGCTGCCGCCCGACACGACGAAGGAGGAGCGGGCCCAGCGGGTCGACCACGTGGTGGCGCAGATGCAGCTGCAGCGGCAGGTCGACAACCGGATCGGCACCCAGCTCTCCGGCGGGCAGAAGAAGCGCGTCTCCATCGCCACCGAGCTGCTGACCGCGCCCCCGCTGCTCTTCCTCGACGAGCCCACCTCGGGCCTCGACCCGGGCCTGGACCGCGACGTCATGCACCTGCTGCGCGGGCTCGCCGACGAGGGACGCGTCGTCGTCGTGGTGACGCACTCCGTCCTCGCGCTCGACGTGTGCGACAACGTGCTGGTCCTCGCGCCCGGAGGCCGGGTGGCCTACTTCGGCCCGCCGAGCGGGGTGCTGCCGCACTTCGGCTGCTCCGACTACCCGCAGGTGTTCGACCTCCTCGACGAGCCGGACCTCTGGCGCCGCATCCCGCCGCCGCCCGGCGGGCGGGCCGGGACGGGCGCGATGCCGGCGCTCGCCAACGCCCCGCTGCCGGCCCCGCCGCGCCAGTCGTTCGCGCGGCAGTTCGCGACCCTGGTCAAGCGCACGCTGTCCGTCATCGCGTCCGACAAGATGCTGCTCGCGATGCTGCTGCTGACGCCGCCCATCATCGGCGCGCTGAGCCGGCTCGCGGTGGGGGACGGCGGCTTCGGCCTCGACGCCACGGCGGACGCCGACCGCGGGGTCTACGACCCGGCGGAGGTGACGCAACGCCTGACGGTCCTCATCGTGGCGGCCGCGCTTATCGGCGCGGTGATGACCATCTGGGCGCTGGTCAACGAGAAGGCGGTGTTCCAACGGGAGTACGCCGTCGGGCTCTCACCCGGCACGTACCTCCTGAGCAAGGTGAGCGTCTACGGCGTCCTCTGCTTCGGCCAGGGCGTGATCACGGCCTTCGTCGGGACCGTGGGGCTGCCCGGCCCGGACGACGGGGGCGTCGTCGGGCTGGGTTGGTTCGAGATCGCGATCGCCGTCGGCATGACGTGCGCGTCCGTGGCGATCCTCGGCCTCGCCATCTCCGGGCTCCTGTCGAGCTCGGAGCAGGGCATGCCGGCCGTGATCGGTGTCGTCATGACGCAGCTGGTCTTCTCGGGCGCGATCATCGCGGTCAACGGCCGCGCGATCCTCGAGCAGCTGTCGTGGCTCGCGCCCGCGCGGTGGGGGTACGCCGCGGCGGCGTCCACCGTCGACCTCAACCGCGCGAAGGAGACGACCGAGGGCACCCTGCTCGACGGCGAGCAGCGCGACACGCTCTGGGCCGGCGACGTCGACCAGTGGGTGCTCGACCTGTTCGTCCTGGGCGGCCTGACGGCCGTCTTCGTCCTCCTCGGCTACCTGAGCGTGCGTCGCAGCGCGAAGTCGGGCGGCTGA
- a CDS encoding HAD family hydrolase, whose protein sequence is MSAPLLVASDLDRTLIYSAAAMRLGRAVADPVCVEIYADAPTSFIDPAALAALAELSATVPFVPVTTRTQEQYGRIVLPGVRVEHAVTTNGAVVLVDGRPCGDWDAEVRRRCADGASFAEALRVLARVWDQPWVRKVRDAEERFCYAVVEPAETPAGWYDEVHGAARSLGWVVSVQGRKVYVIPPGLTKEAAVAEVARRVGAGAVAAAGDSWLDAGMLAAADHAVRPAHGELDDQGWTTPDLVVTASAGGRAAAEIVATFDGWARARAHGGPAWTSVSSDTAP, encoded by the coding sequence GTGAGCGCCCCGCTGCTGGTCGCCTCCGACCTCGACCGGACGCTCATCTACTCGGCCGCCGCGATGCGGTTGGGGCGCGCGGTGGCCGACCCGGTCTGCGTCGAGATCTACGCCGACGCGCCGACGAGCTTCATCGACCCCGCCGCGCTCGCGGCGCTGGCCGAGCTCTCCGCGACCGTGCCGTTCGTGCCGGTGACGACGCGGACGCAGGAGCAGTACGGCCGGATCGTGCTGCCCGGGGTGCGGGTCGAGCACGCCGTCACCACGAACGGTGCGGTCGTGCTGGTCGACGGCCGCCCCTGCGGCGACTGGGACGCCGAGGTGCGCCGTCGCTGCGCCGACGGTGCGTCCTTCGCCGAGGCGCTGCGCGTGCTCGCGCGGGTCTGGGACCAGCCGTGGGTCCGGAAGGTGCGCGACGCGGAGGAGCGGTTCTGCTACGCCGTGGTCGAGCCGGCGGAGACACCGGCGGGCTGGTACGACGAGGTGCACGGCGCCGCTCGGTCCCTCGGGTGGGTCGTGTCGGTCCAGGGCCGCAAGGTCTACGTGATCCCGCCGGGCCTCACCAAGGAGGCGGCCGTCGCCGAGGTCGCCCGCCGGGTCGGCGCCGGTGCGGTGGCCGCGGCGGGTGACTCGTGGCTCGACGCGGGCATGCTGGCAGCAGCCGACCACGCCGTGCGCCCGGCGCACGGGGAGCTCGACGACCAGGGCTGGACGACCCCGGACCTCGTGGTGACGGCGTCCGCGGGCGGACGCGCCGCCGCGGAGATCGTGGCGACCTTCGACGGGTGGGCACGTGCCCGCGCCCACGGCGGTCCGGCGTGGACTAGCGTGTCGTCCGACACCGCCCCCTGA
- a CDS encoding phosphoribosyltransferase yields MSGWNGAWVAERLGIELEDAPGRAPLALADLVGLALRVNPKRPHLLVSTVLAKHVPTDPRLVQAAGHLLGLRVAEHLGRLGAEGSADVADRLRAALAVGAEGHVADLDGLVAATDAALAEVETGDGVVLGYAETATALGHLVGRALRLPSVHSTRRAVPGVSSVLGFEESHSHATTHLVLAEDPALLATPGPAVLVDDELSTGRTALATIRALHAHAPRAEYVVAALVDARREADRRHIAEVADELGTRISVVALAEGEVRVPEAAAAPEPEEDVAVRAHGSGELVPGADPGDAWPVGVRTSGRHGFAPSDEGPLADAAAAVAARVAERLDAAGVDAAGDVLVLGTEELMYAPLAVAAALRQAGRATYFSTTTRSPVQVRDVPGYAVRSGVRFLAHDRDADGYGEADRFAYNVAARDWAAIVVVLDRPTATAPLTAPAGMLAALAPHAPHVLPVVLPVDPPGARPLRGPAFGSYAPDEVAWLLQDLSHVRLEGDREERERRIQSGEAHYAESLPTEYRPDAAYRELYDEQVVAVADRVAAAVVTVSELARRERGRDDLVLVSLARAGTPIGILMRRWAARQGWDWPHHAVSIVRDRGIDLVALRWIADRYDPARVLVVDGWTGKGAIARELVAAIEGAGGANDVLRLGEPGAGVGAGFSADLAVLADPGECVPLHGTRDDFLIPSACLNSTVSGLVSRTVLNDELIGPHELHGAKFYAELADEDVSAAYLDAVSARFDDVEAEAVADAARLQRTDRTPTWSGWASAEKLQVELGLPSVNLVKPGVGETTRVLLRRVPWRVVVAPGREQDLRHVRLLAADRGVPVVEDPSLPYSCVGIIRPTEQDGS; encoded by the coding sequence GTGAGCGGCTGGAACGGTGCCTGGGTCGCGGAGCGGCTCGGCATCGAGCTCGAGGACGCCCCGGGGCGGGCGCCGCTGGCGCTCGCCGACCTCGTCGGGCTCGCGCTCCGGGTGAACCCGAAGCGTCCGCACCTGCTCGTCTCGACCGTGCTGGCCAAGCACGTGCCGACGGATCCGCGCCTGGTGCAGGCGGCCGGCCACCTGCTGGGGCTCCGCGTCGCCGAGCACCTCGGTCGCCTCGGGGCGGAGGGCAGCGCCGACGTGGCCGACCGGCTGCGGGCGGCGCTGGCCGTCGGCGCGGAGGGGCACGTGGCCGACCTCGACGGTCTCGTCGCCGCGACCGACGCCGCCCTGGCCGAGGTCGAGACCGGCGACGGGGTCGTCCTGGGCTATGCCGAGACCGCGACCGCCCTCGGTCACCTCGTGGGCCGGGCCCTGCGGCTCCCGTCGGTGCACTCGACGCGCCGCGCCGTACCGGGGGTGTCGAGCGTCCTCGGGTTCGAGGAGTCCCACTCCCACGCCACGACGCACCTCGTGCTGGCGGAGGACCCCGCGCTGCTGGCGACGCCCGGCCCCGCCGTGCTCGTCGACGACGAGCTCAGCACCGGCCGCACCGCCCTGGCCACGATCCGCGCGCTGCACGCGCACGCGCCGCGGGCGGAGTACGTCGTGGCCGCGCTCGTCGACGCCCGCCGCGAGGCCGACCGCCGCCACATCGCGGAGGTCGCCGACGAGCTGGGCACGCGGATCTCGGTCGTGGCCCTGGCGGAAGGCGAGGTGCGGGTCCCGGAGGCCGCCGCCGCCCCGGAGCCGGAGGAGGACGTCGCGGTCCGTGCCCACGGGTCGGGCGAGCTCGTGCCCGGCGCCGACCCGGGCGACGCGTGGCCGGTCGGGGTGCGGACGTCGGGCCGCCACGGGTTCGCGCCGTCCGACGAGGGCCCCCTCGCCGACGCGGCCGCCGCGGTGGCCGCCCGCGTCGCGGAGCGCCTCGACGCCGCGGGCGTGGACGCCGCCGGCGACGTGCTGGTGCTCGGCACCGAGGAGCTGATGTACGCGCCGCTCGCCGTGGCCGCCGCGCTGCGGCAGGCCGGACGCGCGACGTACTTCTCCACGACGACGCGCAGCCCCGTCCAGGTGCGGGACGTGCCGGGGTACGCCGTGCGCTCCGGCGTGCGCTTCCTCGCGCACGACCGCGACGCGGACGGGTACGGCGAGGCCGACCGCTTCGCCTACAACGTGGCCGCCCGGGACTGGGCGGCGATCGTCGTCGTGCTCGACCGCCCGACGGCGACCGCGCCGCTGACCGCCCCCGCCGGGATGCTCGCCGCGCTGGCACCCCACGCCCCGCACGTGCTGCCGGTGGTGCTGCCGGTCGACCCGCCCGGCGCCCGTCCGCTGCGCGGTCCGGCCTTCGGCTCCTACGCCCCGGACGAGGTGGCCTGGCTGCTGCAGGACCTCTCCCACGTGCGGCTCGAGGGCGACCGTGAGGAGCGCGAGCGGCGCATCCAGTCGGGGGAGGCGCACTACGCGGAGTCGCTGCCGACGGAGTACCGGCCGGACGCGGCGTACCGGGAGCTCTACGACGAGCAGGTCGTCGCCGTGGCGGACCGCGTCGCGGCGGCCGTGGTGACCGTGAGCGAGCTCGCGCGCCGCGAGCGGGGCCGTGACGACCTCGTGCTCGTGTCCCTGGCCCGGGCCGGCACCCCGATCGGCATCCTCATGCGCCGCTGGGCGGCGCGACAGGGCTGGGACTGGCCGCACCACGCCGTCTCGATCGTGCGCGACCGGGGCATCGACCTCGTGGCGCTGCGCTGGATCGCCGACCGCTACGACCCGGCCCGCGTGCTCGTCGTCGACGGCTGGACGGGCAAGGGCGCCATCGCGCGCGAGCTCGTGGCCGCGATCGAGGGCGCGGGCGGCGCCAACGACGTGCTGCGCCTCGGCGAGCCCGGGGCGGGCGTCGGCGCCGGCTTCTCCGCCGACCTCGCGGTGCTCGCGGACCCGGGGGAGTGCGTGCCCCTGCACGGCACCCGCGACGACTTCCTCATCCCGTCGGCCTGCCTCAACAGCACCGTCTCGGGACTCGTCTCCCGCACGGTGCTCAACGACGAGCTGATCGGCCCGCACGAGCTGCACGGCGCCAAGTTCTACGCCGAGCTGGCCGACGAGGACGTCTCCGCGGCGTACCTGGACGCCGTCAGCGCCCGCTTCGACGACGTCGAGGCGGAGGCGGTGGCCGACGCCGCGCGGCTGCAGCGCACGGACCGCACGCCGACGTGGTCCGGGTGGGCGTCCGCCGAGAAGCTGCAGGTCGAGCTCGGGCTCCCCAGCGTCAACCTGGTGAAGCCCGGCGTGGGGGAGACGACCCGGGTGCTGCTGCGCCGCGTGCCGTGGCGGGTCGTGGTGGCCCCCGGACGGGAGCAGGACCTGCGGCACGTGCGGCTGCTGGCGGCGGACCGCGGCGTACCGGTGGTGGAGGACCCGTCGCTGCCCTACAGCTGCGTCGGGATCATCCGACCGACCGAGCAGGACGGCTCGTGA
- a CDS encoding HpcH/HpaI aldolase/citrate lyase family protein: protein MRHFDHLDPSQREGLFSVEPEEFDRSGDRDLLAVALGATLYTPATRPAIDVDLRKARERGVACSVLCLEDAIADADVAFAEKNLVHQLTASIESGAPRPLVFVRVREPEQVERVVDGLGDLARHLDGFVVPKFTAASAPYLDAIVAASARLDHRLWVMPVIESPEVFRLETRLEALLAARDLLHRHEAPVLAVRIGATDLSSMLGLRRPADITVYDVAPIASVIGDIVNVMGRRDGTGFVVTGPVWEHFENGERMFKPQLRETPFTAPAEQVLRRRLIRRGLDGLIREVALDHANGLLGKTVIHPTHVAAVHALSVVTREDHTDALDIVRARRGGGVAASQYGNKMNEAAPHLAWAEATLLRARAFGVAAEDVTFVDLLEAGLCL, encoded by the coding sequence GTGCGCCACTTCGACCACCTCGACCCGAGCCAGCGGGAAGGGTTGTTCAGCGTCGAGCCGGAGGAGTTCGACCGCTCGGGCGACCGCGACCTGCTCGCGGTCGCGCTCGGCGCGACGCTCTACACGCCGGCGACCCGCCCCGCCATCGACGTCGACCTGCGCAAGGCGCGGGAGCGCGGGGTCGCCTGCTCGGTGCTGTGCCTCGAGGACGCCATCGCCGACGCGGACGTCGCGTTCGCCGAGAAGAACCTCGTCCACCAGCTGACGGCGTCGATCGAGTCCGGCGCACCGCGTCCCCTCGTGTTCGTGCGGGTGCGCGAGCCGGAGCAGGTGGAGCGGGTCGTCGACGGCCTCGGCGACCTGGCCCGCCACCTCGACGGCTTCGTGGTGCCCAAGTTCACCGCGGCCTCGGCGCCGTACCTGGACGCGATCGTCGCCGCCTCCGCACGGCTCGACCACCGCCTGTGGGTCATGCCCGTCATCGAGTCGCCCGAGGTCTTCCGCCTCGAGACGCGCCTCGAGGCGCTGCTGGCGGCCCGCGACCTCCTGCACCGCCACGAGGCGCCGGTCCTCGCGGTGCGGATCGGGGCGACCGACCTGTCCTCGATGCTGGGCCTGCGCCGGCCGGCGGACATCACGGTGTACGACGTCGCGCCCATCGCCTCGGTGATCGGTGACATCGTCAACGTGATGGGCCGCCGCGACGGCACGGGGTTCGTCGTCACGGGGCCCGTCTGGGAGCACTTCGAGAACGGCGAGCGCATGTTCAAGCCCCAGCTCCGCGAGACGCCGTTCACGGCTCCCGCCGAGCAGGTGCTCCGCCGGCGGCTGATCCGGCGGGGCCTCGACGGGCTCATCCGCGAGGTCGCGCTCGACCACGCCAACGGGCTGCTCGGCAAGACCGTCATCCACCCGACCCACGTCGCGGCCGTGCACGCGCTGAGCGTCGTGACCCGCGAGGACCACACCGACGCGCTCGACATCGTCCGGGCGCGGCGGGGCGGCGGCGTGGCCGCGTCGCAGTACGGCAACAAGATGAACGAGGCGGCCCCCCACCTCGCCTGGGCGGAGGCGACGCTCCTGCGTGCCCGCGCGTTCGGCGTCGCGGCGGAGGACGTCACCTTCGTCGACCTGCTCGAGGCAGGGCTGTGCCTGTGA
- a CDS encoding TerD family protein, with amino-acid sequence MTISLQKGQTVSLEKRGGGSLTRVRMGLGWDAVAKKGFFRTKQAEIDLDATAVLYDARGAVVDQVWFQQLRSKDGSVVHTGDNRTGAGDGDDESIVVELGQLPAQVATMVFVVNSFTGQDFTQIQNAFCRLVDETNGEELARYDLTGSGTHTAQIMAKVSRDGAGWAMTAIGATATGRTFRDLLPAIKPHV; translated from the coding sequence ATGACGATCTCGTTGCAGAAGGGTCAGACGGTCTCCCTCGAGAAGCGCGGCGGCGGCAGCCTCACGCGCGTGCGGATGGGGCTCGGGTGGGATGCGGTCGCGAAGAAGGGCTTCTTCCGCACCAAGCAGGCCGAGATCGACCTCGACGCCACCGCGGTGCTGTACGACGCGCGTGGCGCCGTCGTCGACCAGGTCTGGTTCCAGCAGCTGCGGAGCAAGGACGGCTCCGTCGTGCACACCGGCGACAACCGCACGGGCGCGGGGGACGGCGACGACGAGTCCATCGTCGTCGAGCTCGGGCAGCTGCCGGCGCAGGTCGCGACCATGGTCTTCGTCGTCAACTCGTTCACCGGTCAGGACTTCACCCAGATCCAGAACGCGTTCTGCCGCCTCGTGGACGAGACCAACGGCGAGGAGCTGGCCCGCTACGACCTCACCGGCTCGGGCACGCACACCGCGCAGATCATGGCGAAGGTGAGCCGTGACGGCGCCGGCTGGGCGATGACCGCCATCGGAGCGACGGCGACGGGTCGCACCTTCCGCGACCTCCTGCCGGCGATCAAGCCGCACGTCTGA
- a CDS encoding TerD family protein gives MGITLQKGGNVSLAKAAGAPLTKLSIGLGWDVRSTTGADFDLDASALLLGGSGTVLSDQHFVFYNNLTSPDGSVHHTGDNLTGEGDGDDEVIEVDLTLVPAQVQRIVFPVSIHDAHARGQSFGQVTNAFIRVVDAVRGNEVARFDLTEDASTETAMVFGELYLRDGDWKFRAIGQGYASGLLGIVQDFGVNAS, from the coding sequence ATGGGGATCACGCTGCAGAAGGGCGGCAACGTCTCGCTGGCCAAGGCCGCGGGCGCGCCGCTGACGAAGCTGAGCATCGGCCTGGGCTGGGACGTGCGGTCGACGACGGGCGCGGACTTCGACCTGGACGCCTCGGCGCTGCTGCTCGGCGGGTCGGGCACGGTGCTGAGCGACCAGCACTTCGTCTTCTACAACAACCTGACCTCCCCGGACGGCTCGGTGCACCACACCGGCGACAACCTGACCGGTGAGGGTGACGGTGACGACGAGGTCATCGAGGTCGACCTGACGCTCGTGCCCGCGCAGGTGCAGCGCATCGTCTTCCCGGTCTCCATCCACGACGCGCACGCGCGGGGCCAGAGCTTCGGGCAGGTGACCAACGCCTTCATCCGCGTCGTCGACGCCGTGCGCGGCAACGAGGTCGCGCGCTTCGACCTCACCGAGGACGCGAGCACCGAGACCGCCATGGTGTTCGGGGAGCTCTACCTCCGTGACGGCGACTGGAAGTTCCGGGCCATCGGGCAGGGCTACGCCTCCGGCCTGCTCGGCATCGTGCAGGACTTCGGGGTGAACGCGAGCTGA